In the genome of Paenibacillus pabuli, the window CCTGCCTGATCGTCTGATGGACCTCATCGTGCATAATGAAATCGTGCCTGCCGTTAACCAGGTCGAAACGCACCCGTTTTATCAGCAGATTGAGAATGGCGCTTTTATGAAGGAGCAGGGAGTGCAGCACCAGTCGTGGGCACCGTTCGCTGAAGGAAGGGGCAACCTGTTCGGTAACGAAGTGCTGACATCGATCGCGTCAAAACACAATAAGTCCGTCGCCCAGGTCGTGTTACGTTGGCTTGTTCAGCGTGAAGTCGTTGTAATCCCTAAATCGGTGAACAAAGAGCGGATCGTCGAAAACTTCAACATATTTGATTTTGAGTTGAGCGCGGACGATATCGAACAAATTTCGGCCCTCGATATGCGGGAAAGTCTTTTCTTATCATACCGTGATCCCGAAGTCGCCAAGATGATGGGCAACTGGAAAATCGATCTGTAAACCATAATCGTACTCATCACTTGTTTATCCTAATCTATTAAAAAAGGACAGGTCGGTCCAAAGTGACCCCCTGTCCTTTCTTTACATGTTAAGCCGCCAATAGCGTTACAACGTCGAAGACGGTACCATGGAGCCATACATTGAACTCCAGATACCGTCCCTTTTTTTCAGATTCCAGCTTGATTATGCCTGAATCCAGGCGTTAGCAAGCAGAAGGGCTCCGCGAGCAGCTGCGGTTTCAGCCAAATCGTTTAGCATTACGAAGTCATGGATGATGCCTTGGAAGCGAACTGCCGTTACTCTAACGCCGGCTTCCCGTAGTTTATTGGCGTACGCCTCACCCTCGTCCCGCAATACATCAGCCTCGCCTGTAATGACCAGAGCTTCAGGAAGTCCTGCCAATTGCTCGGTTGTCGCTTGCAGAGGAGACGCGTAAATTTCTTTTCTCTGATCCGGGTCCGTCGTATATTGATCCCAGAACCATTGCATGCCGTCACGACGCAAAAAGTATCCTTCGGCAAATTGTCTATAGGAATCGGTATCGAAAGAAGCGTCTGTTACCGGGTAGAACAACAATTGTTTGTGAATTTTCGGTCCTTTACGGTCTTTGGCCATCAACGTAATTGCTGCGCTCATGTTACCACCGACGCTGTCACCGGCTACTACAATATGGTCCGTATCCAATCCGTATTCGCTGCCGTTCTCAGCCACCCAGCCGAGTGCAGCGTATACTTCTTCGATTGCTACCGGATAGCGATCCTCGGGAGATAAACTGTAATTCGTGAACACAACTGCAGACTGGGAACCAACGGCCAATTCACGGACCAATCGATCATGCGTATGTGCGTTACCGAATACCCAGCCGGCTCCGTGTGTGTACAGAATAACCGGAAGCACACTCGGTGCATTTTGCGGGCGGACAATGGTAAGAGACACGCTACCCTTAGGCCCGCCGTTAATAGTCAATTCTTCTATATCAACTGGCAATTTATTCACAGCACCGGATTGGACTTGATCGACGACTTCACGGCCTTTCACCGGGCCATGATCAAACAAATAGGGAGGGTTGGCTGTCGCTTCCGCAAATTGTTTAGCAGCTGCTTCGAGTACGACTTTATTTGTCATATTGAAAACTCCTGTCTCTTCTTTGAATTATTGAATTAGATTTTATCAATGGTTGTGTGCATGAAGTTTATTCTGAGATCCGTCTTGTTTTACCCTAAATAAGCAGTCAACATCCAAAGATGTTTTTCTATAGAGGTCTTGATGGCTAGAAACATATCCGCTTTTGTCTTATCCCTTGTCCCTAGAACGGAAGTTATGAACCAGCTTGGGAGGTATAAAAAATCATCTTTTTTCACATGATACGAGACTAACCATTTTATTTACCTCCCTCAATAGAATATAGACCTGAATTATATATGTAAAAATGTCTATAACAAAGAGGCTAGAGCCCTAGTGTCTCAACCAATTTCTGAATCTTGGAGTGGGAAATTAAATATACAGGACCCATTGTTTCTATTTTGCCATCCTTTACACGTATAGCGCTCTCCTGTTCTGCAGCATAAACATCAATCTCTTCAGACAAGGGGAACAGGTAGCCTTGAACAAACGTCGTGTAGTCGCGTTGAGAATGAGATTCATAGGCAAAAGGATCAAAGCCAATACCCTCATAAATAGTGCTTGTTTCAACTTCATCCGTGTTATTCAAGCTTAACCATTTGGCAGCCATGTTTAACGAGCCAGCGCTGGCACCCATTATAACGGCTTTGCTGTTCTTAATAACATCCAATAATTCATATTCCGCCAAAAAATCGCTCTGCAAAACAGGATATCCACCGCATAAAAAAATGACAGAAGCGTTCTGAATGATTCGCTGGGCATCTGCCTTCTCCATGCGGTAATCAATGAAATGATATTCCTCAAAAATAATGTTAGCCTGATTCAACCATGTCCATTCAGATATATCATCAAAATTAATTTGCTCACCTGTATAACCAGACGGATCAGCGCTAATCATAACAAGCGATTTTCTGTCTGTTATATCCTCATGCAACAATTTGACCAGCTTCTCTGGAAAAAAATCATTAAACCAACTGAAATAGTAGTGAGTCTTCAAATTTAATTACCTCCATATGTACTATTTACATTCATCCATTTCTTAAAACATATTAACACGCCAGAAAGATGAACGGTTCTTCAGACATTTCGTTTACACACCCTTGTACACTTTTCATAAATCGAACTCTATATTACCATAACATGGAATTTAAGTATGAGAAATATGTTTCCACGTTAACCTGCCCATTAGTTTAACAAAAGCAGCTGATCACTTTGATCAGCTGCTTTCTTGGTTTCATTACGTTATCGTTTCCCGTTAGTTTAACGAGGAATAGAGCAGTTGCTAATTGCAAACTGCTCTATCTGTTTTAAGTATATTCAAAGAGGAAGCTTTCTGAAACAATCACAACTCATGTATTTTTCTTACCGCAAACCATAGCTCAACGAAATTAAGCCCGTCTTTAGCTCCTGTAATTTCAAATTCCAACCCATCGACCTGTTCATATCCAGCAGTAGGAAGCCATTCGGAGAAGAACCGTTTATATAATGTCTCAATTGTTTCATCAAATTTGTCCCATGTGAACGGATCAGAGGAAAAAATTGCCC includes:
- a CDS encoding aldo/keto reductase, coding for MQTVTLNNGVKMPIIGFGVYQVPDAEECENSVYEALMAGYRLIDTASGYMNEEAVGRAIKRSGIPREELFITTKLWVQDANYERAKLSFSKSLKKLQLDYLDLYLIHQPFGDYYGAWRAMEDLYREGKIKAIGVSNFLPDRLMDLIVHNEIVPAVNQVETHPFYQQIENGAFMKEQGVQHQSWAPFAEGRGNLFGNEVLTSIASKHNKSVAQVVLRWLVQREVVVIPKSVNKERIVENFNIFDFELSADDIEQISALDMRESLFLSYRDPEVAKMMGNWKIDL
- a CDS encoding alpha/beta hydrolase; translation: MTNKVVLEAAAKQFAEATANPPYLFDHGPVKGREVVDQVQSGAVNKLPVDIEELTINGGPKGSVSLTIVRPQNAPSVLPVILYTHGAGWVFGNAHTHDRLVRELAVGSQSAVVFTNYSLSPEDRYPVAIEEVYAALGWVAENGSEYGLDTDHIVVAGDSVGGNMSAAITLMAKDRKGPKIHKQLLFYPVTDASFDTDSYRQFAEGYFLRRDGMQWFWDQYTTDPDQRKEIYASPLQATTEQLAGLPEALVITGEADVLRDEGEAYANKLREAGVRVTAVRFQGIIHDFVMLNDLAETAAARGALLLANAWIQA
- a CDS encoding Type 1 glutamine amidotransferase-like domain-containing protein produces the protein MKTHYYFSWFNDFFPEKLVKLLHEDITDRKSLVMISADPSGYTGEQINFDDISEWTWLNQANIIFEEYHFIDYRMEKADAQRIIQNASVIFLCGGYPVLQSDFLAEYELLDVIKNSKAVIMGASAGSLNMAAKWLSLNNTDEVETSTIYEGIGFDPFAYESHSQRDYTTFVQGYLFPLSEEIDVYAAEQESAIRVKDGKIETMGPVYLISHSKIQKLVETLGL